The Arachis ipaensis cultivar K30076 chromosome B10, Araip1.1, whole genome shotgun sequence DNA window gggtaaggaatccacctcctcatcttcttgattatcattgcttttctactattcttcatcaacatgaacctaagtcattcagagaagcctccacaaatccaaattggcaacaagcaatgcaggaagaaatacaggcgcttgaaaaagcacacacttgggatttggttgatcctccttctgatcaggaagttgtgggcagtagatgggtatacaagatcaagactcgctctgatggctctattgaccgttataaggcacaCTTGGTTGCTtaaggttgtacgcaagagtatggtattgattatgaagagacttttgctcctgttgctcgCCTTACGTCTGTTAGAGCTCTCCTTGCCATTGCTGCGGCTAAGagatggtctctcagtcagatggatgtgaagaatgcatttcttaatgggaatttgaaaaaaagaaagtctatatgaaaccacctccaGGATATCCTTGTCCTTCCAGTACTTTATGGACTCAagcaaatattaatataattatacGTAAGTATTTACCATAAATTAATATCTACTTAGAGTAAAACTTTTAACTAATCTAATCATATATAAATTCATCAATTATGCTatacatataaatttttttggtaACCAAGTCAAATCAAATTGGCTCAAGCCTAAAAAAAATCAACTTCAGAATAGAGAGCGTGTAAATACGCACTCCTGCAACTGTTTACTGGCGCGAATGTTAATatgaaaaatactttttttttcttgatcaAAACTAAAACGATCAAATTTCAAACGTCGCTCATCTCTAAAAAATCTCTCAAAATCTTCGCGAAAACTCAAGGAAATCTCAAAGCTACATTCCAAATCTTcaccaaaaaacacaaaaacagaAGATGAAAGATTATTAAAGGTATTATTCATTAATCGTCCAGttttttcacttttctcttttgtattttcgaTCATGAAATACTAGATAATTATATTTCTATTTATTTAGTAGATTCATTTTGTGTTCTTGCGTTAAAGTACATATTACTATTCTCATTATACTGTTTATTTGGTGATAACATTATTAAGTCGGTGTAAAAATGTTACATAGTGTTTCTCGTACATTTTAACCTATATTTACATGTGTGTTGAGGAATTTGAATGTATTTTTTTACATGTTTGAGTGTTTGCATATTTTGAACTGAGTTCGTGTGTAGTACTCAGTAACAAAATTTGATATATTTTGTCTAAATTGAGGTGCACTTGGTGTTATTGTCCTCTTTTTGTTGTAACTAGACACCAAAATGTTATTGTAATACTTCTGAAGttattttgtgcatgtttgagtgatttgtatgtgttttttttttctattttttaaaaattttgttcaTAAATTTGTTGTAGCTAGTCCATAAAATATGTTATAGTACTTCTGGtgtcattttgtgcatgtttgatTAAGTTGCATCTTTTTTAATTGATATTGTGTCATGCAATCAAGAAATAATAGTGGTGTATTTAGTTTGTATTTCAGTGTATTTTAACTGAATTGAGGTGCACTTGGTGTTGTTattgtcctttttttttttattgtaactAGGAAACAGAATATTGTTGTAGTGCTTTTGATGttattttgtgcatgtttgagtgatttacatATGTTTTTGTCCATTTTTGAGAGATTTTGTTCATGAATTTGTTGTAACTAGTCCATAGAATTTTGTTGTAGTGCTTTTGGTGCtattttgtgcatgtttgatTGAGTTGCATGTCTTTTTGAACTCACACTGTGTGATGCAATCAAGAGATAATAGCGGTGTATTTGGTTTGTCTTTCAGTATATTTCATGTGAATTGAAATACACTTGATGTTGTTGATATCTATTAACCTAATTTACTATGTTTTTTGTTACTGTCCTAGTTTaatgtgttattttatttttgtctttagtTGAAATTGTGTAATATATGTGATGAAATTGCTAGAAATAGTTGAtccgaaaaagaaaaaatatgtatgaaaaaaaaattaaaaacaggtAACTATTGTTAAAAGTAGATAGCTCTCTATTACTAAATTAACAaggtttaataaataaatttttttaaactgTAGGAACAAATTGATCATTTCATAGTTGAATATGCTTTACTCGTTTTCTTTAATGAAATAAATCAACTAAGAGATAAAGCTATTTAAGAATCTGAAGCCATCAAACTGTTCAAGCCATCTTAAATATTATTAAGTGCTTACTGTAAATTTTCATAAGGAGATATTGATAATAGATAGCTTAAATGTTGTAAATTGTTAAGAATTTTTATACTAATTGTCTACTAAATTGTCTGTGTAATGTATAGTTAAAACAAACACATACTTTGTATCTTTATAAATATTCAATCCAAatttttcataaatttttttttgcaaatttAAACTTTTATGAACCTGTCTGTATTATATTAAAATCTTGTTAATTTGAATGAATCCAAGTTCACAaaatgtagaaaaagaagaataatttTTGTAATACATCGAATacacaaaaaattattaaaataaacacGAAAAATGCTTATAATTTTTTCTGTAAATTTTCATTAGCAAATATAGAAATTATGTAGGTTGAATTTATACACTGCTTAACTATTGAATTGTATGTATACTGtatatttaaaataaacaaatttcttaaaaatttgaaaaaactaatttcaaaacaAACAATAACATGGTAAAAtagaacaaaacaaaaaaatataaaaaataaacctcatttccataaaaaaaatattgcatAGATTATACTGAAACTATGTAACAAAACACCGAAATGCCTTTACATAAACATCGAAAAATTTGTCGTATTCTCTTGAATCTCTAAATTGATAATTCATAATATGTCCATGATAATGGCTAAAATTTGACTGCACCACACATCCACCATCTAAAAGGTTCAActgcaaaaaataaattatatattagcaATATCCTTAAATACATGTATATAAATTTTTGTAGGACAATTTAATCCAACTGAGAGATTTGTCTTCTGAGTTGGAGATATGTTCGATTTCTATTTTTCCTCTCTattacatgtaatcaattggttcttaatttcatttttcttcttatttgtttTCCGAATTTTTGTAGAAAAATCAGTAAGTTTAGAATAATCTTTGTAGAATTTTTTAGCTTTTTCAAGCGTATTAAAAGTCATTCCAACCTTTGGCACAAACTGCTCATCAACATCACACAGAAACTGAAAATACACcaaaagtatttttaaaatataaactaatttaTAATTCCAAATGCACCGAAATTGAGAACGAaacaaattcatcaaaataataattcaGATTCAAAACTCTTACATTACATCCAAATTCTAACCATCAACcatgaacaacaattttcacaaacaaaaactaAATTATACAACtatagaatcataaactactaacgaactATATTAACTAGATTCGAACTACACCACAGCCACTTGAtttgattcaaaacaataatcaaattTGTCCTGATTCAATTGACAGTCTGAACTTAAAAATACACTGAAAGCATTTCCAAAATAAACCAAATTATAATTCCAAATGCACCAAAACTGGGAACGAAATAGattcatcaaaataataattcaGATTCAGAACTCCTACATTATATTTAAATTCAAACCATTAACTATGAACAACAATTTTTATAAACGAAAACAAAATTATTCaactacagaatcataaactattAACAAACTATATTGACTAGATTCGAACCACACCTCAACCACTTGATTTGATTCAAAACAATAGTCCAATTCGTCCTGGTTCAATTGATAGTCtgaacttgaatcattcattgtctTCGAAAACGAAATACCTGCTCAAAGCTTTAAATCAGATAAAACAGTAGTACTGCTTTTGAACAAAGAGAACACAGAGAAGGAAGAGAACACAGAAAAGGAAGAGAACGTAGAGAATGTAAAAAACGttgagaaaatttgaaaaaaaatgaaacctGTATGTGATATGTGCTTCAAATGTTcatgatatgaagagttcaagtgttatttagaatatattagtttacatttttagaatattttaatttaatttaatgtattttgattttgtttatttaattactagattgaaCCTTATGTCTGTGGGCTTAGGATTTTCtatattttaacctaataagaggttataaaacCTCATAAATTAGGGTAGTCATAGTATATAatgatttagaggtttgaaaacTCCTTTTTTGGTTTAATGATGAAACCATGATGTGGACAAttaaggttgaggagtccctctcttgttgcatcggggaattgagtagaaggttgaggagtcccttcgattcaatttccaaactatggcgttgacaagttagattgaggagtccctttcttgttgcgtcaagaaattgggtagaaaatagagtgattctctttgtattcaattttaacctatcctttttgtttttatttcaattacaatttatcttttctattcaatttcaattcttgtcttgtttatccttttatttctttatcattacttcaaatgttcgtgatatgaagagttcaagtgttatttagaagatattagtttacatttttagaatgttttaatttaatttaatgtattttgattttatttatttaattactagattgggccttatgtcTGTGGGCTTAAGATTTTCtatattttaacctaataagaggttataaaacCTCATAAACTAGGGTAGTCGCAGTATAGAATGATTTAGATGTTTTGAAAACCccttttttggtttcgtgataaaatcatggtgtggacaattgaggttgaggagtccttCTCTTGTTGCATCGAAGAATTTGGTAAAaagttgaggagtcccttcgatttAATTCTCAAACTATGGCGCTGataagttaggttgaggagtccttttcttgttgcgtcaagaaatttGGTAGAAAATAGaatgattctctttgtattcaatttcaacctatcatttttatttttatttcaattataatttattttttctattcaatttcaattcttgtcttgtttattcttttatttctttcgcAGCATGAAAAAGGCTATTATATATATTTGTGCGTTaagttaaaattttattaaaaatagtgGCGCATGGAGGTTAAATAATTTAAATGTAAAGATTAATTGTAAATTCATCATCACTATTAAACAAAAACGAGTTTAGTTTCTATATATCCTCGTATCATAAAAGATGTTCACTCTAAGCCATATCAATTAATTAGTAAAAAGATTTATTTCAATCAtcacttattattttattatcataGATGATGCCTTTTGATTAAGTGGCatcataattttttatatttaaatacatCAACATCTTAAACTTAATAATTCTAGATGAAGTCCAAAACTTTCTTTTTCAATTAGTAATTAGTTCACAAAAACTGATTGCtgaaataaaatgaataaatgaTGATTGTTTATTCGCAATAATGGAAGTTGGAACAAGCGTGGTTTTGCCTTTTGATGTTAAGCAGAGGGCACGCCACGTGATGATACCAACATGACAAATTGAATGAGCCAATGATAATAAATGTGCTTTTCTCAGTTCTTTCCCTCCAATTGGAAGATCAATCGATAATAATTGATCCCATTGAGTTTCACTTTTTTCTGTTGGGATAATTGTCTTATTGTATTATTACTTAAACAAGTTAGGGTTTTACCGGACAAAACCCCAAAGTTGTTctcttgtgtgtgtgtgtgggtaTACATATATTCTCAAAAAAGTATTATTGACTGAATTGGTTCATTTATATTGAAGACTTGAAATTAGATCATTAAAGAGATGAATATTATTTGTGTAGTTAAAATgttaataaataaagaaaaaatttagaagaataatactttttattaatatttgttaatattttttataaattattatatacataaaatAGAATTCAAACTTTCAAAACTTATTTAAATGGACAGATAATCAAATTATTCTACTAACCTAAGTTGCCTAAAAGATTACTAGGTAATAACCTAAAGTTTCCATATCTTACCCGGCAAACGTTGAATGGAATGTTGCGAGACTGATAGGACATGGGAATGCATTATTGCAAAGTTGATGGTAACTAGGTAGTCTGTTCCCATCTCAACACTGCTCCAAACGATAATACCCACTTTAGATTCTAGCCAAAAGACTAATTAATACAAAGaagacaaataaaatataattttttattttttgtttttaatttcaacaaTTCTTTATCCAGGGGAGGTGGTACCTTGCAAAATAATAATTTATCCATCAATTATGTGAGTTAAAAATTTAATCAGCTGGCAAACTCGGGATTAATATTCATATTAAACAAGAAACTGGAAATTATTTCCATAACGGGCTGATCAAGGTTTTAAAATTGAGAAATATTATATAAACTATNNNNNNNNNNNNNNNNNNNNNNNNNNNNNNNNNNNNNNNNNNNNNNNNNNNNNNNNNNNNNNNNCAAAAAATAATGTAATTCCTCTTTAAAATTAACATATACGGTTTACCGgttatattaaatacaaaaatattatgtGAATTGATATGAATCCAATTATATCAAATAGTAGTTCTGACCCATCAACAGAAGTAGAAGTAATTGGACTGAATGATCAAACACTATAACAGAAAAGACTAGAATAATGAAACAAGCAGCATGGATGAAAGACTATAAAATAATTTAGTAGGATGCATTATAGAAGAATAATTTTATTAGCgacaataaaattaattataacaaTTTAGTGGAGGGTTGATTTAAAAGAGAGGTAAAAAGATCATAAGGGACATGCTAAGAATTATATTGTGTTAGTGGAGCTTCTCTTGCTTGAAAGGGAATTTACTGCTACATTCTATTTTCATATTTCTATATTCAATTATCACTCATTTTCTCATCTCTTATGTTTCATACATTAATATTTGTTGATACTGTTGCTAGTATTCTGttcttgattttgaaaattgttttaaaaattgattttcttaATAGGTTTACCAACTGATACTTTTGTGGAGAGATTGTCAGCATGACTGAGGAAACTCGTCTAAATCAGTTAGAGGAACTCACCCTCTCTAACAAGCATGAGGTTGCAACATTGAGTCGAGGACTTGAAAAGACTAATGAACGAATTGCGGAAATTTAATCGCAACTTACAACCATGGATTCCTTGCTATGATCCATCGAGAAGCTTCTCTACGATTATTTGAAACTAAAAGCTAAGTCCGATGAACCGCTGAACAACAATGATGGCACAATGGAAAGATTAGGCTCGGTTAGCTTGTATGGGGAACCACATTGGCCTCGCAAATTGAAAGTGGTCGATCTGCCAATGTTTGACGGCGAAGGGGTCGAGGACTGGATCTTTCGAGCAAGACAGTATCTAGAAACCTTTGACATTTTGGTGGAGCAATGGATTTGGGTTCTGTCTTTTCATTTAATCAATGCGGCTTATGCATGgttaataaacccatattttatgatgtattttgtgcccaattcaagtgatttattcaatccctcacccacttattcatgtaaattgcatggttttactttcccttctttattatgtgatatatgtgaaaaacatggttcctatactttaaaaatattaattttaattaccctttattaccattcgatgccgtgatttgtgtgttaaataTTTTCAGATCTcttaaggcaggaatggcttagaagacagaaaggaaacatacaaaaatggaaggaaagcacaaaaatggagtcttgaagaaaaaggtagcgacgcgaacgcatggacgacgcagccgcgtgcctagcgcgaaaaggcagcgacgcgaatgcgtgacggacgcgtgccttgagcagaacgcaaatgacgcgtacgcgtgaccgacgcgaccgcgtggaagagcagaactccagatgacgcgatcgcgtgacctacgcggacgcgtgacctacgcggacgcgtgacagacgccacgtgcataatctgcagaaaacgcccccagcgatttctggaccctttttcggcccaattctgaatctagaaacacagaatataagccagagaatggaggaatcgaAAGGGGGATATCATCATTCataattttcataatttagatgtagtttttagagagagaggttctctcctctctcttaggttttaggattaggattcctcttaaaggaattaggatttcttattatttcaacttattatttcaacttcttctcaggtttaatattccttttatatttttatttattctaatacttttattcgtatctgactcatgttaccaatttggcttatgaattattcgtatttagatttgaatgttttatttaatataaattgaggtatttcagatttgactttgctttgctttatttatatgaatgcttttaatttaatttagattttttccttttggctttggttgattaattggtaactcttgagttatcaaactcatcgtgattgataattgttatttttgctaattgaattgaattccactaactctagtcctttcttaggagttggctaggacttgaggatctaactaattagttcacttgactttcctttgctttagtaaaggttaactaagtgggattaaaactcaattctcatcaccattgataaggataactaggataagacttccaattttcataccttgccaagagttttattagatattaatttattaattcctgcaatttattttccttgttcaaacctttcaaaacccgaAATTCTACCTTtcccatagctaataataagtcatacctccctgcaattccttgagaagacgacccgaggtttgaatacttcagtttataaattttattgggtttgttacttgtgacaaccaaaacttttgtaagaaaggaattcttgtgggtctagaagctatacttacaacgcgaatttatttgtgaaaattctagatcgcgcgagagtttcgttcttcaatgGTACCGTTGGGGTGTCAACAACAACATTCCCTATAATTGGGAGACCTTTCTCGACACCGTGAACACACACTTTGCCAAGAACGTGTTTTACGATCATCAGACTGCCCTCAAGGATCTACGACAAGGAGGGTCAGTGAAAGAGTATCAATGCCAATTTAAAGATCTCAACAACTGTGTAACTGGGCTGAGCGAGGAATGTGTTATTGCTTTATTCATAGCTGGGCTTCAAGAACATCTGAAATGTGAGCTACTGTTGCCCAACCCACTTCCTACATTCAAGCAGTTTTTATTGCAAAGCTCTATGAACAAAAACACGTTGTGACTTTAGGTCTCTCTAAGAGTCGTATGACTCGGCCCATTCTAGAACCCAGTAACCCGAACCGGTTCTCCCTTAATCGGACCCTTAACCCAGTTTCTTGCACCAAGAAAGCACGACTCAAACAACAATACCCACAACTTCTTTTCAAGCTTCACAAGCTTCATTTCCCTCACCCAAAACCACCACTACTCCGTTCAAGAAACTCACTTTCGCTGACATCCGAGTACGTCGCAAGAAAGGACTCTGCTATTACTGTGATAAAAAATTTGCATCAAAGCATCATTGCAAGGCCACCTTCTAGCTATTGGTTGGTGAAGAAGAACTACGCGAACTGCTACAACGCACAGAGGGGGGAGAGGATGACAACCTCGAATCGGATGCGGAGGGTAAGGATACTGACGACGGCTCTCTAACTCTCAGAAGCAGTCTTAATGCCCTTGAAGGTGAGTTCCACCCTAAGACTCTTCGAGTTTGTGGCTCCTATTCTAGTCGACCCCTGATGATTTTGACTGACAGGAGAAGTACCCATAATTTTGTTAAGATTAGTAGTAAAGAGGTTGAATGCTCCACTAATCTAACACCTACGCTTCAAGTGATAGTGGGCAATAAGAACTCTATTCACTGTGGGGCTAAGTGGTTGAATTTGGTGCTGTCAGTGAAAGGTTATGACTTTGCCGTGGATGCATATGTGCTAGATTTGAAGGGATTTGATTTGGTCTTAAGAGGTCACTAGATGATGCGAATGGGACCATCCAAATCAATTACCTAGGGCTATTTATGAAATTCAAGGTCATGGGTAAATCGGTGGTGTTAAAAGGTGAAGAACTATTGAGGGAGGCTTGCTTGAAATTCCGCAAATTAAAGAAGTTGCATAACAACAAGCTTATCACCTCCTTGTTCCAATTAGAGATGACCCTACGCCTTGGAGGAGATGATGAGGAGGCTACAGTTGACACTAATGCGCAGCAGgttcttaaaaaattttctgATGTCTTTGAAGAGGCAAAACAATTACCACCACAGCAAGTCGTGGACTACTCTATCCAATTGCTACCAGGGACAGCACCGGTGAGTATTCGACCACACAAGTACCTACACTTCCAAAAGGAAGAAATGTATAGGCTAGTTACTGAGATGTTGCAAACTAGGGTTATTCGAGACAGGAGTGCCTTTTCTAGCCCTGTCTTGTTGGTTAAGAAGAAGAATGGGGATGGAGATTTTGTGTTGATTACATGGCTCTAAATTACCATTacagtgaa harbors:
- the LOC107621804 gene encoding uncharacterized protein LOC107621804, which encodes MGTDYLVTINFAIMHSHVLSVSQHSIQRLPGISFSKTMNDSSSDYQLNQDELDYCFESNQVVELNLLDGGCVVQSNFSHYHGHIMNYQFRDSREYDKFFDVYVKAFRCFVT